Proteins encoded together in one Mobula hypostoma chromosome 9, sMobHyp1.1, whole genome shotgun sequence window:
- the glis2b gene encoding zinc finger protein GLIS2b → MTMHSLDEPLDLKLNISKLRMMRGKKQRRHEAAEESNARRELKMTDDRTAVMAPGSPQAPQTGPFMVSQADEKQDSRYSPSQSSVSIVDLSLSPGSALDSPPSSALLPDELQNGGEDSPGVGTPARFLEGTQSSQTFQFFLPLGSRSPVHLPSSLLVTPPKEVQALLELPEEQLACRWRKCNQLFESLQDLVNHVNDFHVKPEKETGYCCHWEGCARKGKGFNARYKMLIHIRTHTNEKPHRCPTCNKSFSRLENLKIHNRSHTGEKPYICPYEGCNKRYSNSSDRFKHTRTHYVDKPYYCKMPGCHKRYTDPSSLRKHIKAHGHFVSPEQQGLLKLRQTGKSPTASPHLNGAQVIIPNPAALFGSHPLQGLGASLPIPIHPAPLDLSPLTCSTVTSPPIPAVPSSIISLNGTPINLAKSSLMSSPVPASSLGLPLMSLMSGSQSHLQRLPTSKPKAAGCKKADEKIKGPLSLERAEVRLRPPAEGFSVLPGAVIDLSSGMGTLPGADSLPPAWVVFPPGSVLLKPAVVN, encoded by the exons ATGACAATGCATTCTCTGGACGAGCCCCTGGACCTGAAGCTGAACATCTCCAAGCTCCGGATGATGAGGGGGAAGAAGCAGAGACGCCACGAGGCTGCGGAAGAGAGCAATGCCCGGAGGGAGCTGAAGATGACTGACGATCGCACCGCGGTTATGGCACCGGGATCTCCCCAGGCCCCGCAGACTG GTCCTTTTATGGTCTCCCAGGCTGACGAGAAGCAGGACTCCCGCTACTCTCCATCCCAGAGCTCTGTATCCATCGTGGACCTGAGCCTCTCCCCTGGATCTGCCCTCGATTCGCCCCCCAGCTCTGCCCTGCTGCCTGACGAGTTGCAGAATGGTGGTGAAGATTCTCCAGGTGTTGGGACC CCGGCCCGTTTTCTGGAGGGGACTCAGAGCTCCCAGACGTTTCAGTTCTTCCTGCCTCTGGGTTCGAGGAGCCCCGTGCATCTGCCATCGTCTTTATTAGTGACGCCCCCTAAGGAGGTGCAGGCCCTGCTCGAGCTCCCGGAAGAACAGCTGGCGTGCCGATGGCGCAAG TGTAACCAGCTGTTTGAATCACTTCAGGATCTGGTCAATCACGTCAACGATTTCCACGTCAAACCGGAGAAGGAAACCGGATACTGCTGCCACTGGGAGGGCTGTGCCCGGAAAGGCAAGGGGTTCAATGCCAG GTACAAGATGTTGATTCACATCCGAACTCACACCAACGAGAAGCCTCATCGCTGCCCAACCTGTAACAAGAGCTTCTCCCGGCTGGAGAACCTGAAAATCCACAACCGCTCACACACAG GGGAGAAACCATACATCTGTCCATACGAGGGCTGTAATAAGCGGTACTCCAACTCCAGCGATCGCTTCAAACACACTCGGACACATTACGTGGACAAACCGTACTACTGCAAGATGCCAGGTTGCCACAAGAGATATACAGACCCCAGCTCTCTGCGCAAACACATCAAAGCCCACGGGCACTTTGTGTCTCCAGAACAGCAGGGGCTGCTGAAACTCCGACAGACGGGAAAGAGCCCCACAGCATCACCTCACCTCAACGGGGCACAGGTCATCATTCCCAATCCAGCGGCCCTCTTCGGCAGTCATCCCCTGCAGGGACTGGGGGCGTCCCTGCCGATACCGATTCACCCAGCCCCGCTGGACCTCAGCCCCCTGACCTGCAGCACTGTCACCTCGCCCCCAATTCCCGCTGTCCCCAGCTCCATCATCTCCCTCAATGGCACCCCGATAAACCTGGCCAAGTCATCCTTGATGTCCTCACCGGTGCCCGCCAGCTCCCTGGGTCTTCCACTGATGTCCTTGATGAGCGGATCTCAGAGCCACCTCCAGAGGCTGCCCACTTCAAAACCCAAAGCAGCTGGGTGCAAGAAAGCGGACGAGAAGATCAAAGGTCCCCTGTCACTGGAGAGGGCTGAGGTACGGCTGAGGCCCCCGGCAGAAGGTTTCTCTGTGCTCCCCGGCGCAGTGATAGACTTATCGAGCGGAATGGGTACCCTGCCAGGGGCTGACTCTCTTCCTCCAGCCTGGGTGGTGTTTCCCCCAGGTTCAGTCCTGCTCAAGCCCGCTGTGGTAAACTGA